The Prevotella fusca JCM 17724 genome includes a window with the following:
- a CDS encoding histidine phosphatase family protein: MTLLYLVRHGETVDNAHHIMQGQTPGQLNENGIRQAEEVADKLKDEAIDAFVSSDLRRSIHTCELIARPHGMPVTTTPLLRERDWGSFTGKYIPELANLNDPSLWPDDIESLDALKRRAKDFMVWLKEQYPGQKVLAVGHGIINKAIQSVYYNKPMNEIKPMSNAEIRMIEL, from the coding sequence ATGACATTATTATATCTTGTAAGGCATGGTGAAACAGTGGATAATGCACATCACATCATGCAGGGACAAACACCCGGACAGCTCAACGAGAACGGTATCAGACAGGCTGAAGAAGTTGCTGACAAGCTGAAAGATGAAGCGATTGACGCTTTTGTTTCAAGCGATTTGAGGCGCAGCATTCATACCTGTGAACTGATTGCCCGACCGCATGGAATGCCCGTTACGACAACTCCTTTGCTGCGTGAACGCGACTGGGGGTCGTTTACAGGGAAGTATATCCCGGAACTGGCAAATCTCAATGACCCCTCTTTATGGCCGGATGACATAGAGAGCCTGGATGCTTTGAAGCGTCGTGCCAAGGATTTTATGGTATGGCTGAAAGAACAATATCCCGGTCAGAAGGTGCTTGCCGTCGGCCATGGCATCATCAACAAGGCTATCCAGAGTGTTTACTACAATAAGCCAATGAACGAAATCAAGCCAATGAGCAATGCCGAGATTAGGATGATTGAGCTATAA